In a single window of the Aminomonas paucivorans DSM 12260 genome:
- the glgB gene encoding 1,4-alpha-glucan branching protein GlgB encodes MAGSVVHGVSLLTDYDLYLFREGNHTRLYEVLGAHPMTVEGVPGTLFSVWAPNAEWVSVVGDFNGWDDGAHRLASRWDGSGIHEGFVPGVGPGALYKYRLRSQVQGRLFEKGDPFAVSWEAPPKSASRVWSLDYDWGDGAWMASRGERNALGAPWSVYEVHPGSWQRVPEEGNRFLGYRELGARLGNYVQEMGFTHVEFLPVMEHPFYGSWGYQTLGYFAPTRRYGDPQDFMALVEELHRRGIGVILDWVPSHFPQDGHGLAFFDGTCLYEHADPRQGFHPDWKSGVFNYGRNEVRSFLASSASFWLDRYHADGLRVDAVASMLYLDYSRKEGQWVPNRYGGRENLEAVKFLQDANGELYGRYEGIQTIAEESTAWPQVSRPVFLGGLGFGMKWNMGWMHDVLAHMGRDPIHRRWHWNELTFGMWYAYTENFLLPLSHDEVVHGKGSLWGKMWGDSWNKAAGLRLLYGWMFAHPGKKLLFMGDEFGQEGEWDHDRSLDWHILTDPLHDGVRRWVRDLNALLRSRPALHRLDFSPQGFQWIDCTDSAGGVLACLRLDGDGGTVLGVGNFTPVPRRGYRVGVPRGGFWRELLNSDAPCYGGSGGGNLGGRQGEDVPCHGRPHSLCLDLPGLSFSFFEPA; translated from the coding sequence ATGGCCGGATCGGTGGTGCATGGCGTGAGCCTCCTGACGGACTACGACCTCTACCTGTTTCGGGAGGGGAACCACACGAGGCTCTACGAGGTCCTGGGGGCCCACCCCATGACGGTGGAGGGCGTCCCGGGGACCCTCTTCTCCGTGTGGGCTCCCAACGCGGAGTGGGTCTCCGTGGTGGGGGACTTCAACGGGTGGGACGACGGGGCGCACCGTCTGGCCTCCCGGTGGGACGGGTCGGGGATCCACGAGGGCTTCGTCCCGGGGGTGGGCCCCGGGGCGCTGTACAAGTACCGCCTTCGTTCCCAGGTGCAGGGGCGGCTCTTCGAGAAGGGGGACCCCTTCGCCGTCTCCTGGGAAGCCCCGCCCAAGAGCGCCTCCCGGGTGTGGTCCCTGGACTATGACTGGGGAGATGGGGCGTGGATGGCCTCCCGGGGGGAGCGCAACGCCCTGGGGGCTCCCTGGTCGGTCTACGAGGTGCATCCGGGCTCCTGGCAGCGGGTCCCGGAGGAGGGAAACCGCTTCCTGGGCTACCGGGAGCTGGGTGCGCGCCTGGGGAACTACGTCCAGGAGATGGGGTTCACCCACGTGGAGTTCCTGCCGGTGATGGAGCACCCCTTCTACGGTTCCTGGGGGTACCAGACCCTGGGGTACTTCGCCCCCACGCGGCGCTATGGGGACCCCCAGGACTTCATGGCCCTGGTGGAGGAGCTGCATCGCCGAGGCATCGGGGTGATCCTGGACTGGGTGCCCTCCCACTTCCCCCAGGACGGCCATGGCCTGGCCTTCTTCGACGGCACCTGCCTGTACGAGCACGCGGACCCCCGGCAGGGGTTCCACCCGGACTGGAAGTCCGGGGTGTTCAATTACGGGCGCAACGAGGTGCGCAGCTTCCTGGCCAGCTCCGCCTCCTTCTGGCTGGATCGGTACCACGCCGACGGCCTGCGGGTGGACGCGGTGGCCTCCATGCTCTACCTGGACTACTCCCGCAAGGAGGGGCAGTGGGTCCCCAACCGCTACGGGGGGCGGGAGAACCTGGAGGCGGTGAAGTTCCTTCAGGATGCCAACGGAGAGCTTTACGGCCGCTACGAGGGCATCCAGACCATCGCGGAGGAGTCCACCGCCTGGCCCCAGGTGAGCCGCCCGGTCTTCCTGGGGGGGCTGGGGTTCGGCATGAAGTGGAACATGGGGTGGATGCACGACGTGCTGGCCCACATGGGCCGGGACCCCATCCACCGCCGATGGCACTGGAACGAGCTTACCTTCGGCATGTGGTACGCCTACACGGAGAACTTCCTCCTGCCCCTGTCCCACGACGAGGTGGTGCACGGCAAGGGCTCCCTGTGGGGCAAGATGTGGGGGGATTCCTGGAACAAGGCGGCGGGGCTCCGGCTCCTCTACGGGTGGATGTTCGCCCATCCCGGGAAGAAGCTTCTCTTCATGGGGGACGAGTTCGGCCAGGAGGGGGAGTGGGACCACGACCGCAGCCTGGACTGGCACATCCTGACGGACCCTCTGCACGACGGGGTGCGCCGCTGGGTGAGGGACCTCAATGCCCTGCTGCGCAGCCGTCCCGCCCTGCACCGGCTGGATTTCTCCCCCCAGGGGTTTCAGTGGATCGACTGCACCGACTCCGCCGGAGGGGTGCTGGCCTGCCTGCGCCTGGACGGGGACGGGGGGACGGTGCTGGGGGTGGGGAACTTCACCCCCGTGCCCCGGCGGGGCTACCGGGTGGGGGTGCCCCGGGGGGGATTCTGGCGGGAGCTTCTGAACTCCGACGCGCCCTGCTACGGCGGTTCCGGGGGAGGCAACCTGGGGGGGCGGCAGGGAGAGGACGTTCCCTGCCACGGTCGGCCCCACAGCCTGTGCCTGGACCTGCCGGGGCTGTCCTTTTCGTTCTTCGAGCCTGCCTGA
- a CDS encoding ATP-binding cassette domain-containing protein, which yields MDSHDYIGVRDASEHNLKHLSLKIPKRKIVLFTGISGSGKSSLVFDTIAAQSRRELHETFPSFVQHLLPRYDRPEVAALENLPVTILIDQKPVGANIRSTVGTYTDTHALLRLLYSRMGKPFVGYSDVFSFNHPKGSCPCCEGLGFVEDIDESLLLDRDKSLNEGAIRFVSFGVDTWRWKRYVYSGLFDNHKKVRDYTPQELDLLLHAPQQKVPNPPARWPKTALYEGLVPRIKRSILHQKEADHHREQIAQLVTRIPCPCCGGLRLNAEVLSCRIGGLHIAQFTALSVDGGIAFLEGLDPGPFRDLTEALLARLRTLSGIGLGYLSLDRPTTTLSGGEAARVKLAKFLGSSLSDLVYVMDEPSAGLHAYDIELVKRAVLRLKERGNTVLLVEHHRDFFDIADLVVELGPGAGEKGGEITFQGTPSELRGSETATGRVLREGAAFRRPGREPKGFLEVRAGGRHNLKGVDARFPLGCLTVVSGVAGSGKSSLVEELMRQNPDRPFTVMEQGAVGVQSRSTPATYLGFADALRDLFAARTGQSKGLFSFNSAGACGECKGKGWIETNMAFMGTVSHLCEACRGRRFSPEACAHLYRGLSIADLYDLDVDRALDFFREEEDALAAPLRQLQEVGLGYLRLNQALPTLSGGERQRLKLAACLGGRKQIYVLDEPTSGLHLQDIRALMACFEKLLDQGNALVVVEHNLDVLRAADWVVDLGPHAGDRGGEVLYQGPPEGLVACDRSVTARYL from the coding sequence ATGGATTCCCACGATTACATCGGCGTCCGAGACGCCAGCGAACACAACCTGAAGCACCTTTCCCTGAAGATCCCCAAGAGGAAGATCGTCCTGTTCACGGGCATCTCCGGCTCGGGGAAGTCCTCCCTGGTCTTCGACACCATCGCCGCCCAGTCCCGAAGGGAGCTGCACGAGACCTTCCCCTCCTTCGTCCAGCACCTGCTGCCCCGGTACGACCGACCGGAGGTGGCGGCCCTGGAGAACCTGCCCGTCACCATCCTCATCGACCAGAAGCCCGTGGGGGCCAACATCCGCTCCACCGTGGGCACCTACACGGACACCCACGCGCTGCTTCGGCTCCTCTACTCCCGCATGGGCAAACCCTTCGTGGGCTACTCCGACGTGTTCTCCTTCAACCACCCCAAGGGGAGCTGCCCCTGCTGCGAGGGGCTGGGCTTCGTGGAGGACATCGACGAGTCCCTGCTCCTGGACCGGGACAAGTCCCTGAACGAAGGGGCCATCCGGTTCGTCAGCTTCGGGGTGGACACCTGGCGCTGGAAGCGCTACGTCTACAGCGGCCTCTTCGACAACCACAAGAAGGTGCGGGACTACACCCCCCAGGAGCTGGACCTGCTGCTCCACGCGCCGCAGCAGAAGGTCCCGAACCCTCCCGCCCGGTGGCCCAAGACGGCCCTGTACGAGGGCCTCGTCCCTCGCATCAAGCGGTCCATCCTGCACCAGAAGGAGGCGGACCACCACCGGGAACAGATCGCCCAGCTGGTCACCCGCATCCCCTGCCCCTGCTGCGGGGGCCTAAGACTCAACGCGGAGGTCCTTTCCTGCCGCATCGGGGGGCTCCACATCGCCCAGTTCACCGCCCTCTCCGTCGACGGGGGCATCGCGTTCCTGGAGGGTCTGGACCCCGGCCCTTTCCGGGATCTGACCGAGGCCCTTCTCGCGAGGCTGCGCACCCTCTCGGGCATCGGCCTGGGGTATCTGTCCCTGGATCGCCCCACCACCACCCTTTCCGGAGGGGAGGCGGCGCGGGTGAAGCTGGCCAAGTTCCTGGGAAGCAGCCTCTCGGACCTGGTCTACGTGATGGACGAGCCCAGCGCGGGGCTGCACGCCTACGACATCGAGCTGGTGAAGCGGGCGGTCCTGCGGCTGAAGGAGCGAGGGAACACGGTGCTGCTGGTGGAACACCATCGGGACTTCTTCGACATCGCCGACCTGGTGGTGGAGCTGGGGCCCGGGGCGGGGGAAAAGGGCGGAGAGATCACCTTCCAGGGAACCCCTTCGGAACTGCGGGGATCCGAAACCGCCACGGGTCGGGTCCTGCGGGAGGGGGCGGCCTTCCGTCGCCCGGGCCGGGAACCCAAGGGCTTCCTGGAGGTCCGGGCCGGAGGCCGCCACAACCTGAAGGGAGTGGACGCCCGGTTTCCCCTGGGCTGTCTGACGGTGGTCTCGGGGGTGGCGGGCAGCGGCAAGAGTTCCCTGGTGGAGGAACTGATGCGCCAGAACCCCGATCGCCCCTTCACGGTCATGGAACAGGGGGCCGTGGGGGTCCAGTCCCGATCCACCCCGGCCACCTATCTGGGGTTCGCCGACGCCCTCCGGGACCTCTTCGCCGCCCGAACCGGCCAGAGCAAGGGGCTGTTCAGCTTCAACTCCGCCGGGGCCTGTGGGGAGTGCAAGGGCAAGGGGTGGATCGAGACCAACATGGCCTTCATGGGGACGGTCTCCCACCTCTGCGAGGCCTGCAGGGGGAGGCGGTTCTCCCCGGAGGCCTGCGCCCATCTGTACCGGGGCCTCTCCATCGCGGACCTCTACGACCTGGACGTGGACCGGGCCCTGGACTTCTTCCGGGAGGAGGAAGATGCCCTGGCCGCCCCCCTGCGGCAGCTGCAGGAGGTGGGGCTGGGGTACCTGCGCCTCAACCAGGCCCTGCCCACCCTCTCGGGAGGGGAACGGCAGAGGCTGAAGCTGGCGGCCTGCCTCGGGGGGCGGAAGCAGATCTACGTGCTGGACGAACCCACCTCGGGGCTCCACCTGCAGGACATCCGGGCCCTCATGGCCTGCTTCGAGAAGCTCCTGGACCAGGGCAACGCCCTGGTGGTGGTGGAACACAACCTGGACGTGCTCCGCGCCGCGGACTGGGTGGTGGACCTGGGGCCCCACGCGGGGGACCGGGGGGGGGAGGTGCTCTACCAGGGGCCGCCGGAGGGGTTGGTGGCCTGCGACCGCTCCGTCACGGCGCGGTATCTGTAG
- a CDS encoding FAD-binding oxidoreductase — MEERQPYGSVTAKTLRDLAELVGPRNVSGDPEKLAAYSHDEVPSASLPEATLAQALVFPESTEHVSLVMAYADRHRIPVTPRGAGTGLSGGAVPACGGILLSFEKMNRILELDRENLTVTVEPGVVTAEINRAAAKHRLLYAGDPCSGDASFIGGNVAENAGGNKVIKYGATGAQVLGLEAVLADGSVTWFGGKRRKDVTGYDFVHLLAGSEGTLAVITKIILRLLPLPKHTTDLLAPFGSVEEALGFVPRIVIEAGLLPASVELLDRRAVEVAMRYLNAKLPEPDAAAHLLIQLEGNDPEVLADEVEKVGDLCLAHGARQVYVADNRTARDKLWKARKAVPEAIVAFHSRYAKEDVVVPTGSVPTLMVALEEVDRAWGVEHIAYGHVGDGNMHVTLLPPEGPEGPEKLREARHDLYRRVAALGGTLSGEHGIGLKRRDDTPLFLDEAQLALIRRVKAAFDPKGILNPRKIVPGN, encoded by the coding sequence ATGGAAGAGCGACAACCCTACGGGAGCGTGACGGCAAAAACCCTCCGGGACCTGGCGGAGCTGGTGGGGCCCCGCAACGTGAGCGGCGACCCGGAGAAGCTGGCGGCGTACTCCCACGACGAGGTGCCCTCCGCGTCCCTGCCCGAAGCCACCCTGGCCCAGGCCCTGGTGTTCCCGGAGAGCACGGAGCACGTCTCGCTGGTGATGGCCTACGCGGACCGACACCGCATCCCCGTGACCCCTCGGGGGGCGGGGACGGGGCTTTCCGGCGGGGCGGTGCCCGCCTGCGGGGGCATCCTCCTCTCCTTCGAGAAGATGAACCGCATCCTGGAGCTGGACCGGGAAAACCTCACCGTCACGGTGGAACCCGGGGTGGTGACGGCGGAGATCAACCGGGCAGCGGCGAAGCACCGGCTCCTCTACGCCGGGGACCCCTGCAGCGGCGACGCCTCCTTCATCGGGGGCAACGTGGCGGAGAACGCGGGGGGCAACAAGGTGATCAAGTACGGCGCCACGGGAGCCCAGGTCCTGGGGCTGGAGGCGGTGCTGGCGGACGGGTCCGTCACCTGGTTCGGGGGCAAGCGGCGCAAGGACGTGACGGGGTACGACTTCGTCCACCTCCTGGCGGGCTCCGAGGGCACCCTGGCGGTGATCACGAAGATCATCCTGCGCCTGCTGCCCCTGCCCAAGCACACCACGGACCTGCTGGCCCCCTTCGGCTCCGTGGAGGAGGCCCTGGGGTTCGTCCCCCGCATCGTCATCGAAGCGGGGCTGCTGCCCGCGTCGGTGGAACTTCTGGACCGGCGGGCGGTGGAGGTGGCCATGCGCTACCTGAACGCCAAGCTGCCGGAACCCGACGCGGCGGCCCACCTGCTGATCCAGCTGGAGGGGAACGACCCGGAGGTGCTGGCGGACGAGGTGGAGAAGGTGGGGGACCTGTGCCTGGCCCACGGGGCGCGGCAGGTGTACGTGGCGGACAACCGCACCGCCCGGGACAAGCTGTGGAAGGCCCGCAAGGCGGTGCCGGAAGCCATCGTGGCGTTCCACTCCCGCTACGCCAAGGAGGACGTGGTGGTGCCCACGGGTTCCGTTCCGACGCTCATGGTGGCCCTGGAGGAGGTGGACCGTGCCTGGGGGGTGGAACACATCGCCTACGGCCACGTGGGGGACGGGAACATGCACGTCACCCTGCTGCCCCCGGAGGGACCGGAAGGGCCGGAGAAGCTCCGCGAGGCTCGCCACGACCTGTACCGCCGGGTGGCGGCCCTGGGAGGCACCCTGTCGGGGGAGCACGGCATCGGCCTCAAGCGCCGGGACGACACCCCCCTGTTCCTGGACGAGGCCCAACTGGCCCTGATCCGTCGGGTGAAGGCCGCCTTCGACCCCAAGGGCATCCTGAACCCCCGCAAGATCGTCCCGGGGAACTGA